The Rhizoctonia solani chromosome 4, complete sequence genome contains a region encoding:
- a CDS encoding amino-transferase class IV protein, protein MITIPWNVISGWGTPKIIPYAPLSLDPSCTVLHYAQTVFEGMKAYRDENNKVTMFRPDMNMKRMNRSAARISLPTFDGEEMLEIIKTLVKLDSHWIPQEPGHIGTQRALGVAPPTEALMFVICSPVGPYYKNGFKPVRLLATSNFIRAAPGGTGGYKLGANYAPGVVPQVLAAKEGYDQNLWLLGDEHYLTEVGTMNLLVVFKHPDGTTELATPPLEDVILPGVTRDSILALARDHESGKARIPGLPNDLKVRERHIKMEEVKAAAESGNLLEVFGAGTAAIVCPVKAIGYQGKDIDIPVGDQGMGPVCKAILDQIVARQMGTVESDWSVVVTEGTKGSLKGPKPIA, encoded by the exons ATGATCACTATCCCGTGGAATGTCATCTCTGGATGGGGCACGCCCAAGATTATCCCTT ATGCGCCCCTTTCCCTTGACCCCTCATGTACTGTCCTTCATTATGCTCAGACGGTATTCGAAGGAATGAAAGCCTACCGAGATGAGAACAACAAGGTCACCATGTTCAGGCCAGATATGAATATGAAG CGAATGAACCGAAGTGCGGCCCGTATATCCTTGCCT ACGTTCGATGGAGAAGAGATGCTTGAGATTATCAAAACACTTGTTAAGCTTGACTCACACTGGATTCCTCAAGAGCCAGGACACA TTGGAACGCAACGAGCCCTAGGTGTTGCCCCGCCCACCGAAGCTTTGATGTTCGTAATTTGCAGCCCAGTTGGGCCCTACTATAAAAACGGATTCAAGCCGGTACGATTGCTCGCAACCAGCAACTTTATTCGTGCGGCACCCGGAGGAACTGGTGGATACAAACTTGGGGCAAACTATGCCCCAGGCGTTGTGCCTCAAGTTCTGGCGGCCAAGGAGGGTTATGACCAAAACCTCTGGTTGCTCGGGGACGAACATTATCTGACCGAG GTCGGGACGATGAACCTGCTTGTGGTATTCAAACACCCTGATGGTACAACCGAGCTTGCTACCCCTCCCTTGGAGGATGTTATTCTTCCTGGCGTAACACGCGACTCTATTCTCGCGCTTGCACGTGACCACGAGTCCGGAAAAGCGCGTATCCCTGGTTTGCCTAATGATCTGAAGGTTAGGGAGCGCCATATTAAGATGGAGgaagtcaaggcagcagcagAATCAGGAAATCTACTCGAGGTTTTCGGTGCTG GTACGGCCGCGATCGTTTGCCCGGTCAAGGCGATAGGATACCAAGGGAAGGACATTGATATCCCGGTTGGCGATCAAGGAATGGGCCCGGTGTGCAAGGCCATTCTTGATCAGATTGTAGCTCGTCAAATGGGCACCGTCGAGAGTGATTGGAGTGTGGTGGTAACAGAGGGGACTAAAGGCAGCTTGAAAGGTCCTAAACCCATTGCTTAA
- a CDS encoding copper transport protein CTR2 — MYGTGMNIPYLSLVFLVSGVQAMDMSGSSSSSSSGAMAMMIPYLHFTGGDYLFFDAVAPASRGAIAGACIVLAILAVTERAIAGIRGIFTMYVVHRQRELFRGGTAGERLAVVSGEPPCTGKVIEIDVSTGSTGSQASSEFTICPLPAQRKRSMPPFSWSYELTRGGLFIVQSFFVYAIMLGVMTFNAAYIISIVAGTAVGEILFGRFAAGQTH, encoded by the exons ATGTACGGTACCGGTATGAATATCCCCTATTTGAGCCTGGTCTTCCTTGTCTCTGGGGTACAGGCCATGGACATGTCGGGATCCTCAAGTAGCTCAAGTTCAGGGGCAATGGCGATGATGATTCCCTACCTTCACTTTACGGGTGGCGATTATCTATTCTTCGACGCTGTAGCCCCTGCTTCAAGAGGGGCTATCGCAGGCGCTTGCATAGTGCTCGCTATACTTGCTGTAACTGAACGTGCCATTGCGGGGATAAGAGGAATTTTTACCATGTATGTAGTCCATCG GCAGAGGGAATTGTTTCGTGGGGGGACAGCGGGGGAGAGGCTCGCAGTTGTATCAGGAGAACCACCTTGCACAGGAAAGGTCATCGAAATTGATGTTTCCACTGGCTCAACTGGTTCGCAAGCTTCCTCCGAGTTCACCATCTGCCCACTTCCAGCCCAACGTAAAAGGTCCATGCCCCCCTTTTCATGGTCGTACGAACTTACTCGTGGTGGTCTTTTCATTGTACAATCATTCTTCGTTTACGCAATCATGTTGGGTGTCAT GACTTTCAATGCGGCCTATATTATTAGCATTGTTGCAGGAACAGCCGTGGGCGAGATTTTGTTTGGAAGATTTGCTGCTGGGCAGACCCATTGA